A region of Syngnathoides biaculeatus isolate LvHL_M chromosome 20, ASM1980259v1, whole genome shotgun sequence DNA encodes the following proteins:
- the LOC133493461 gene encoding apoptosis facilitator Bcl-2-like protein 14 produces the protein MSNGLVEIHDPFADRDDLSGATSEADSLQHTAEFRLLMAYAKRRRRREKTGRSPVEEGGTAAAPVRSREETTPAETKKKKKWKRLPNILRCVKPETGNSHKAPERQNDVVRCLGDLPVVSLVDLNESQDMMDEAASRLTEIADDVPFAPPDLEADSPDDAEADVEKLIGLLLRECGDHFDEEVTKELKETLRSTLLSWNYGFFERLMQTLLKRMGLFNPDPDAPGPQTSPKTQIAVACEVTSRLSAADTLPVNRLLGYGATYLQNHFSSWAKQQGGYEAAFNDDDEVQ, from the exons ATGTCGAACGGACTCGTCGAGATCCACGACCCCTTCGCTGACCGCGATGACCTCAGCGGGGCGACCTCGGAAGCGGACAGCCTCCAACACACGGCGGAGTTCCGCCTCCTGATGGCGTACGCCAAGAGGAGACGGCGGCGGGAGAAGACGGGCCGCTCGCCCGTCGAGGAGGGCGGGACGGCCGCGGCGCCGGTCCGGAGCCGCGAAGAAACGACGCCGGCCGaaaccaagaagaagaaaaagtggaaaCGCCTGCCCAACATTTTGAGGTGCGTCAAACCCGAGACGGGCAACAGCCACAAAGCGCCCGAGAGGCAAAATGATGTCGTCAGGTGCTTGGGAGATCTGCCAGTCG tttccctgGTGGACCTGAACGAGTCGCAGGACATGATGGACGAGGCGGCGAGCAGGCTGACCGAGATCGCCGACGACGTCCCCTTCGCTCCGCCGGACCTGGAGGCCGATTCGCCCGACGATG CGGAGGCCGACGTGGAGAAGCTGATTGGTCTCCTGCTGAGGGAGTGCGGAGACCATTTCGATGAGGAGGTGACAAAA GAATTGAAGGAAACTTTAAGGTCCACGCTGCTTTCCTGGAACTACGGCTTCTTCGAGAGGTTGATGCAGACCCTGCTGAAGAGGATGGGTCTCTTCAACCCTGACCCCGACGCGCCGGGCCCGCAGACGTCGCCCAAGACTCAAATCGCCGTCGCCTGCGAG GTGACGAGCCGCCTGTCCGCCGCCGACACGCTCCCCGTGAACCGCCTCTTGGGCTACGGCGCCACCTACCTGCAGAATCACTTCTCCTCGTGGGCCAAGCAGCAGGGCGGTTAC GAGGCGGCGTTCAATGACGACGACGAAGTTCAGTGA